One window of Brachybacterium ginsengisoli genomic DNA carries:
- the mtrA gene encoding MtrAB system response regulator MtrA: MTSMTTTSRILVVDDDQAIAEMVGIVLRGKGYEVATSPDGASALETFPRLRPDLVLLDLMLPGMDGIEVCRRLRHESGVPIIMLTARTDTADVVEGLEAGADDYLTKPFEPEELVARIKARVRRVDEPTTEKLSIGDLTIDVDGHEVRRGEDLISLTPLEFDLLTQLARKPWQVFTRDVLLRDVWGYRHSADTRLVNVHVQRLRSKIEHDPENPEIVVTVRGVGYRAGGGS; this comes from the coding sequence ATGACCTCCATGACGACGACTTCACGGATCCTCGTGGTCGATGACGATCAGGCCATCGCCGAGATGGTCGGCATCGTCCTGCGCGGGAAGGGCTACGAGGTCGCCACCTCGCCCGACGGCGCCTCGGCCCTCGAGACCTTTCCCCGGCTGCGGCCCGATCTGGTCCTGCTGGACCTGATGCTGCCCGGGATGGACGGCATCGAGGTGTGCCGCAGGCTCCGCCACGAGTCCGGCGTGCCGATCATCATGCTCACGGCCCGCACCGACACCGCGGATGTCGTCGAGGGCCTCGAGGCCGGCGCCGACGACTACCTCACCAAGCCCTTCGAGCCGGAGGAGCTGGTCGCGCGCATCAAGGCCCGCGTGCGTCGGGTCGACGAGCCCACCACGGAGAAGCTGAGCATCGGCGACCTCACCATCGACGTCGACGGCCATGAGGTGCGCCGCGGGGAGGACCTGATCTCCCTGACCCCGCTCGAGTTCGACCTGCTCACCCAGCTCGCGCGCAAGCCGTGGCAGGTGTTCACCCGCGACGTCCTGCTGCGCGACGTGTGGGGCTACCGCCACAGCGCGGACACCCGCCTGGTCAACGTCCACGTCCAGCGGCTCCGTTCGAAGATCGAGCACGATCCGGAGAACCCCGAGATCGTCGTGACGGTGCGAGGAGTCGGCTACCGTGCCGGAGGCGGGTCCTGA